A region of the Pseudarthrobacter phenanthrenivorans Sphe3 genome:
GGATTCCTCGCTGGTGTTCATGCTGGGGCTCGCCGCCTCGGACCGGGAGATCTTCCGGATCGGAAACGACGCCATGGCCAACACCGGGAACCTTTCACCGCTGGTGGCCGCCGGAGTGCTGTACCTGATCCTGACGGTTCCGCTGACGCACTTCGTGAACTTCATCGACCACCGGCTGCGCACCGGCAAGCCGGAAAAGAAGGAACCGGATGAGCTGGCAGCACCTATCGGCAAGGGAGCACAGGCATGACGGAATTCGCTTCCGGGACCCTGACCGGCAAGAACCTGCACCTCTCGTTCGGCCACAACCACGTTCTCCGCGGCATTGACCTGCACGTGGAGAAGGGCACCACCGCCTCCGTGATCGGCCCTTCGGGGTCCGGCAAGTCAACGCTGCTGCGGGTGATGAACCGGCTGATCGAACCCGACCAGGGTGACATCCTGCTGGACGGCCGCTCCGTCCTGAAGGACAATCCTGACGAGCTCCGGCAGCGGATCGGCATGGTGTTCCAGCAGTTCAACCTGTTCCCGCACAAGACGGTGGTGGACAACGTGTCCCTGGCCCTGCGGAAGCTGCGCAAGCTCTCCAAGGACCAGGCACGAGCGGAAGCGCTGGAGCAGTTGGACCTGGTGGGCCTGAAGCACAAGGCTGATGCCCGCCCGGCCAACCTCTCGGGCGGCCAGCAGCAGCGTGTTGCCATCGCCCGGGCCCTGGCCATGAAACCGGAAGTCATGTTCTTCGATGAGGCCACCTCGGCACTGGACCCGGAGCTCGTCAAGGGCGTCCTGGCGCTGATGACGGATCTCGCGAAGGGCGGCATGACCATGGTCGTCGTGACCCACGAGATGGGCTTCTCCCGCAACGTCTCGGACACCGTGACCTTCATGGACGCCGGTGTTGTGGTGGAATCCGGCCCGCCGGAGCAGCTCTTCACGGCCCCACGCACGGACCGGCTCAAGGGCTTCCTCTCGGACGTCCTGTAGCTCCCGAAGCACATAAAGAGATCCCCGGCTGCAGCCCGCAGCCGGGGATTTCTTTTGCCTTTCGCGAGGAAGGACGACGGCGGGACTAGCCTGGGTCCCTAGCCTTGGGCAGCGGCTGCGGCTTGGGCAGCTGCCGGGAGGGCGTCGAAGATCCGGTTCATGGCAGCGTCGTCGTGCGCGGCGGAGAGGAACCACGCCTCGAAGACCGAGGGCGGGAGGTAGACGCCGGATTCCAGCATGGAGTGGAAGAACGGTGCGTAGCGGAAGGCCTCCTGCGCCTGTGCATCCGCGTAGTTGTGCACTCCGCGGGCCGAGGTGCCGAAGGCCACCGAGAACAGGTTCCCCGCGAACTGGATCGAGTGGTCAACACCGGCGGCATCCAGGGCGTTGGACAGCGCCGAGGAGAGCTCCAGCGAGCGGACGTCGATGAAGGAGTAGACATCCCGGGTGGCGTGGGTCAGGGTGGCCACGCCCGCTGCCATGGCTACCGGGTTCCCGGACAGCGTGCCGGCCTGGTACACGGGGCCGGTGGGGGCCAGGTAATCCATGACGTCGGCACGCCCGCCGAGGGCCGCCGTCGGCATGCCGCCTCCGATCACCTTGCCGAAGGTGAGCAGGTCCGGCGTCCAGGGCTCGGTCGCGTCCGGTGCACCGCCGGTGAGGCCCCAGTATCCGGAGTAGCCGGTACGGAAACCGGTCAGGACCTCGTCCACGATAAGCAATGCCCCGTATTCACGGGTGATCCGGGACAGTCCGAGGTTGAAGCCCTCTTCCGGCGTCACTACCCCCATGTTGGCGGGCGCTGCTTCGGTGATCACGGCGGCGATGTTCGGCCCGTGGGTGGCGAACGCCTCCTTGACGGCGGTGAGGTCGTTGTACGGCAGCACCAGTGTTTCGGCGGCCGTGGCCTCGGTGACACCGGCGGAACCGGGCAGCGCAAGGGTGGCGACCCCGGAGCCGGCTGACGCCAGCAGGCTGTCAAGGTGGCCGTGGTAGCAGCCGGCGAACTTGATGATCAGGTTGCGGCCGGTAAAGCCACGGGCGAGCCGGACGGCCGTCATGGTGGCCTCGGTGCCGGTGGACACCATGCGGAGCCGTTCCACGGCACCGACGCGTTCCTTGACAATCTCGGCCAGGTTGGCTTCGTCCGGCGTGGAGGCGCCGAAGGACAGGCCGCGGTCCACGGCGGCATGGACCGCATCGAGGACAGCCGGGTGCGCATGGCCCAGCAGCGCCGGGCCCCAGGAGCAGACCAGGTCCACGTATTCCTTGCCGTCGGCGTCAGTCAGGTAGGGCCCCTTGGCCGACACCATGAAACGGGGGGTGCCGCCCACGGAGCCGAAAGCACGCACCGGCGAGTTGACCCCGCCCGGCATCAGCTGGCGCGCGCGGTCGAAAAGTTCCTCATTGCGAGGGTTGCTGGAAGTCATGGTTCCTATTCTCTCAGTTGGGGCAGGGCCTCAGTTGCCGAGCAGCTCAGCCACGCGCGGCGCCACGGCCGTGCCCAGAAGCTCAATGGAGCGCATCATGGCGGAGTGCGGGAGGGGGCCGTTGCTGTACTTGAAATCGAAGCGGTCCACGCCCAGGTTCCGCTTGAGCATCACAATTTTTCGGGCTACGGTTTCCGGCGATCCCACATACAGGGCACCTTCGGGCGCACACAGGGCCTCAAACTCGCCCCTGCCGGCCGGTCCCCAGCCCCGTTCCGCACCAAGCTTGTTCCGCAGCTTCAGCCAGTGCGGGAACAGCTCCTCGCGGGCCTGCTCGTCAGTGTCCGCCACATGGCCCGGTGAGTGCGTGGCGACCTGCTGCATGGGGTGTCCGTACTTTGACATCGCTTCCCGGTACAGGTCCGCAAGCGGGCCGAAAGCCCGGGGCTGTCCGCCGATGATGGCAAAGATAATGGGGTAGCCGTACTGGGCGCAGCGGAGGACGGACTCAGGTGTGCCGCCGACGCCGATCCAGGTGGGCAGCAGATGGTGTTCAAGCGGCGGATACACGCTGAGTCCGGCGAGGGGCGGACGGGTGCGGCCTTCCCAGTGCACCGGCTTCTGGGCCCGCACCTTGTCGAACAGCTCAAGCTTCTCTTCGAAGAGGACCTCGTAGTCCGCGAGGTCAAGCCCAAACAGCGGAAAGGACTCAATGAAGGAGCCGCGGCCCAGCATGACCTCGGCCCGGCCATTGGAGATGGCATCCACGGTGGAGAAGCGCTGGAACACCCGGATGGGGTCGTCCGAGCTCAGGACGGTAACCGCCGACCCCAGCCGGATCCTGGACGTGCGCGCCGCTGCCGCGGCAAGGAAGACTTCGGGCGCGGACACCGCGTAGTCCTTGCGGTGGTGCTCCCCCACACCGAAGGCGTGAAGTCCGACGGCGTCCGCCAGCTCAGCCTGTTCCAGCAACTGCCGCAGCACCTGGGCGTGGGGCTGGGGGCTGCCGTCCGGGTTCTCTCCGACGTCGCCGAAGGTATTGAGCCCCAGCAGGATCCGGCCGTCGCCGACCGGCGCCGTGGGGCCTTCAGGGTCAGCGGGATGCGCCTCCGTCATTTTGACTCCTTCAGCCAGCCGGCCAGTTCGGCGGCCCAGTAGGTCAGCACCATATGCGCGCCGGCGCGGCGGATGCCCAGCACAGATTCGGTGATCGCGGCGCGCCGGTCGATCCAGCCGTTGGCGGCCGCTGCCTCGATCATCGCGTACTCGCCGGAGATCTGGTAGGCCGCGACAGGAACGGGACTCATGGCGGCGACGTCGGCAAGGATGTCCAGGTAGCTCATGGCGGGCTTGACCATCACCACGTCGGCTCCCTCGGAGAGGTCGAGCTCCACCTCGCGCAGGGCTTCAGTGCGGTTGCCGGCGTCCATTTGGTAGGTACGGCGGTCGCCCTTGAGCTGGGAGTCCACGGCCTCGCGGAACGGGCCGTAGAAGGCGGACGCGTACTTGGCGGCGTAGGCGATGACGGAGGTGTTGGTGTGCCCGGCCCCATCGAGGGCGGAACGGATCGCGGCAACCTGGCCGTCCATCATGCCGGACGGGCCCAGCATGTGGGCTCCCGCCTCCGCCTGTGCCACTGCCATCCGGGCGTAGATCTCCACCGTCCGGTCGTTGTCCACATAACCGTCGGCATCCAGCACGCCGCAGTGCCCGTGGTCCGTAAACTCGTCCAGGCAGACATCACTCATGATCACCAGGTCATCGCCCACCTCTGCCCGCACATCCCTGATGGCCTTGTTGAGGACGCCGTCAGGGTCGAGGGAGGCAGAACCCTCGGCGTCCCGGTTTTCCGGGATGCCGAACAGCATGATGCCGCCGAGGCCCAGCTCCACGGCTTCGGCCGCAGCCCGCTTCAGGGTCTCCGTGGTGTGCTGCACAACGCCGGGCATGGAGGTAATGGGATTCGGCTCCTGCAGGCCTTCCCGGATGAACGCCGGAAGGATGAGTTCAGCCGGCGCCAGGCGGGTTTCGGCGGTCAGCCGGCGCATGGCAGGTGTGGTGCGGAGGCGGCGGGGGCGGTGGCTGGGAAAAGTCATGGTCCTGTCCTTGGGATCTCGATCAAGCGGCGGGCGGGTGGCTGGCCGGCAGTCAGGGCGGCAGGGGTCCGTGCTCCCCGCGCGTCCCCTGGCGGGCAGCGAGCGCCGCCGCAACGGCGGCAACAAGCCCTTCCGGCGAGGGCTCAGCCGCCGTGGCGGCCACCGGAATGCCGAGGGCTGACGCCTGCTCCGCCGTCGAACGTCCAATCGCAACAAAGCTGCAGCGGGGCAGCGGGGAGAGTTCAGCGATGCGCCGTGCGGCGCTGGGGGAAGCGGCGATCACGGCATCGATGCGTCCGGCGGCGAGTTCAGCGGCGGCTATGTCCGGCGTCAGGAGGACGTACGACGGCGGCGCCTCCCCCGCTGCGGCGTCTTCCAGCGGAACGGCGAGCCTTCGCTCTGCTGCCGCCGGGTAGTCGACAGTGCAGTAGGCAACCACGGCGGTGACGCGGCCGCCCGCCGCGGTTAACCCCTCCGCAAGCCGGGGGGAGGCGATATCCGCCTGGGGCAGCAGGACCTTGCCGTTCCCGCCGGGCCAGGCGGAAAGCAGGCCCGCGGCGGACTGGTCATCGGCGGGTACGAGGGCCACCGGGAGCCCGTGTGCCTGCAGGAGCCGGCGCGTGGCCGCCCCCACGGCAGCGATCCGCGTGGCCGGATGGACCAGACGAGCCAGGGTCAGGCCCCGCTCTGCGGCTTTGTCCGCCAGCACGTGGACGGTGGTGGCGCTGCTGGCCACCAGCCAGTCGAATGCTCCTGCTGCGAGCGCATCGCAGGCCACATCGAGGGAATGCTGGTCCGTGGCACGCTCAAAGTCGATCAACGGCAGGACCAGCGGGTCAGCGCCTGCCTTCCGCAACCCGGCCACCAGCGCGGTCGAGCGCTCCGGGCTGCGCGTCACCAGCACCCGGGCGCCGGCCAGTGGCTGCTCCGGCGAGGGAGCCCTGTCCCGCATGCTAGTCCTGCCCCGGCCAGGAGCGCCGGAGGCACAAAGTAGGCTGCATCACGGCCTGGCTCAGGAAGCCTGCAGGTCTGCGATGTCGGCGGCGCCGGCTGCCAGGAGCACTTCTGCGAGCTCGATGCCCAGCAGGGTGGCCCCGACGTCCGTCAGGCCGTCGGTGGCGCGCTTGTCCCGGACCGACGCTGTGCCATCCACGGCGCACACCACGGCTTCAAGGTGCAGCAGGCTGCCCTTGCGGTACGCGTACGCACCAACGGGCGCCGCGCAGCCGGCCTCAAGGCGGGCCAGCAGGGCCCGTTCGGCAGTGACGGCAAGCCGGGTGTCCGGATCGTCAAGTGCCGCGAGGGCCTGCGCCAGGACGTCCTTCGAGCCCTCGTCCGAGCCCGCCCTTGGCGGGGCATCCGCCGTGCGGCATTCAATGGCCAAGGATCCCTGGCCAGCCGCGGGAAGCATGACGTCCGTTTCAAGGAACTCGCTCACGGCGTCGAGCCTGCTGATCCGCTCAAGGCCTGCCGCCGCGAGAACCACGGCGTCAAGGTCACACGACTTGCCCGGCACAACGTCGTTGACGGAATTGCCCGGCAGTCCGGGGACCCGGCCAAGGCGGGTGTCAACGTTGCCGCGGATATCCATGATCTGGAGGTCCGGACGGGCGGCCCGGAGCTGGGCGGCCCGTCGCGGCGAACCCGTACCCACTTTTGCCCCTGCCGGGAGATCTGCCAGCTTCAGCCCGTCCCGGGCGCACAAGACGTCGCGGACGTCCACCCGGCGAGGTGTGGCTGCCAGGCTCAGTCCCACCGCGGGCCCCGTGGGCAGGTCCTTGAGCGAGTGGACCGCGACGTCGCATTCATTCCGCAGCAGCGCGTCGCGCAGGGCGGCAACGAACACGCCGGTGCCGCCCATCTGGGAGAGCGGTCCGGTGAGCACGTCCCCGTCGGTCCGGATGTGGACCAGTTCCACCGGGAAACCTCCGACGGCGGCGAGCTGATCAGCGGTCTGCTGCGTCTGGGTGAGCGCAAGCTTGCTGGCACGGGTACCGATGCGGACCGTCACTGCTGCGGCGCTCCCCCGGCAGCAGCAGGCTCCCCAGCCGCGGTTTCCCCGGGATACGGGTCGTGACCTGTGCCCACGGTGGTGTCGGCCCCTGCGATGGTGGGCTTTTCGCCCCGGAAGTTGGCGCAGCAGCCCGGCCGGCAGACGTCATACCAGGGACCGAGCGCGGTCATGGCCGGACGGTCACTGATGGTGTTGGCCGCGGTGCGCTCACAAATCAGGTCAACCATTCCGTTCACGAAGCTGCGGTGCGTCCCGGGGGTGGGAACTCGCGTGGCGGCGAGCCCAAGGTTGGCGCAGGTCTCCAGCGCCTCGGTGTCCAGGTCCCAGACAACTTCCATGTGGTCGCTGACGAAGCCCAGGGGCACAATGACGATGCCCTTGACACCCTGGTTAGCCAGTTCCTCGATGGCATCGTTGATGTCCGGTTCGAGCCACGGCACGTGCGGTGCACCCGAGCGTGACTGGTACACCAGCGACCAAGGGGCGGTCAGGCCGGATTCCTCTTCCACCCGCTGCATCACTGCAGTTGCGGTGGCCAGGTGCTGGGCAACGTACGCCGAGCCTTCCTCGAACTCGCGCGGCTCGCCCTCGGAGCGGCCGGCTGCCTCCGCATCCCGGGTGGGGATGGAGTGGGTGGCGAACAGGATCTGCACGGGAGCGTCGGGGGTTCCGGCTGCCGCAAGTTTCTCCCGGACTTCCTTGAGGCCGGCAGCTGTGCCTTCGATGAAGGGCTCCACGAAGCCGGGGTGGTCGAAGTACTGGCGCACCTTGTCCACCTCGAGGCGGCCGTCAAGGCCGGTCTCCGTGAGGGCCATGCCGATGTCCTCGCGGTACTGGCGGCAGCTGGAGTAACAGGAGTAGGCACTCGTAGTGATCATCAGCAGGCGGCGGTGGCCGGCGTCGTACGCATCCTGCAGGGTCTGCGGGATGTATGGCGCCCAGTTGCGGTTGCCCCAGAGCACGGGCAGGTCGATGCCGCGCGCAGCGAGTTCCGCTTCCAGGGCAGCCTTGAGCTCGCGGTTCTGCTGGTTGATGGGACTGATGCCGCCGTTGGCCCGGTAGTGGTGCGAGACTTCTTCAAGCCGCTCGTCCGGGATGCCGCGCCCGCGCGTGACGTTGCGGAGGAACGGGATGACGTCCTCCTGGCCTTCCGGCCCGCCGAAAGAGGCGAGGAGGACGGCGTCGTAATTCTTCGGAGCCATCCGTCCTGCTTCGGTGACGGGGTTGACGGCGGTGCTGGCACCAATGCTGGAGCTCATGCGAGCACCTCCGCTACTTCTGCCGGGGAAATCCGGCGGCCGGTGTAGAACGGGACTTCCTCACGGACGTGGTTGCGGGCCTCCGTGTTGCGCAGGTGGCGCATCAGGTCCACCAGGTCCACGAGCTCCGGAGCCTCGAGGCCCAGGATCCATTCCCAGTCGCCCAGCGCAAACGAAGATACGGTGTTGGAGATGACCTGCGGGAACTCCCGGCCCAGGAGGCCATGCTCGCGAAGCATTGCGCCCCGCTCTTCCTCCGGGAGGATGTACCACTCGTAGGAGCGGACGAAGGGGTAGACGCACAGCCATTCGGCCGGCGCCACGCCGCGGGAGTAGGCGGGGGTGTGGTTCTTGGCGAACTCAGCCTCGCGGTGCACGCCCATGGCCGACCACACGATTTCCGTGCCGGCGAAAAGGGAGCTCCGGCGGATGTCCCGGATGGCCTGCTGGAGGGCTTCAGGCTTGGGGCCGTGCAGCCACACCATCACGTCAGCGTCAGCCCGCATGGCGGAGACGTCGTAGCTTCCGCGGTGGGTCACGCCGGATTGGGCCAGCCGCTCCAGCAGCCGCTCGAAATCAGAAGCAGCATCGGCGCTGCGGATCAGGGTTTCGGAGCGCTTGAAAACCGTCCAGAGGGTGAAAAACTGCTCGGCTGATTCTTCGGTTTTAGTGACAGATTCGGCAGAAGTGTGGCTCATGGTTACCAGTTTGCCCCCTACTGCCCGCCAAGTGGAAACCAGCAACTTCTACAAAACGTAGAAGTGGGCAAGGTCACATCAAAGGCGTGCGCCCCCGCCCCGCAGCGCAGCCCTGCTACGGCCTCCGCATCCTGAGGTAAACCGCTCCCGCGGCTGCGGCCAGGCCCACCAGACCCACGCCGACGCCGACCATGGCGCTCTGCACCTCAGGCTGCGCGGTAAGGAAAGAGCCGACGTTCTGTCCAGCGCTGCGCGGCACGCCTGCTGCCTGTGGGGTGCGGCCGCTTGCAGGCGCCGCCGCGGACGTCTGCGTCGCATCCAGCGGCGCCAGCGGGGCCACTGTGGCCGAGCCTGCCTGCTGCCCTTCGCTGCCGGCCTGCCCAGGCTCCTCTGAGGCGGCCCCCGCCTGGCCTCCATTCTGGCCGGAAGCGTCGCTGGTGCCGCCGTTGGCCCCGGGCTCCAGCGTCGGCACTGTCGCCGAGGGTGCGCCTTCGGCCGCCATTTGTGGCGCCGGCGCGGCAGCGCTTCCGGGCGTTGGCGCGGCAGCGCTTCCGGATGTGGGCTGAACAGTTGCATCCGGCGGAGTCAGGCCGGGAACAGTGACTGCGGGGAGTGTGGCCTGTGGAACCAGCGGCACGTCTGACGGCGCCGGGAGGGGAACCGAAGGCGCGGTGGAGGTCGTGGCCGTGTCGGTGGGAGCCAGGGTGGCATTGACCGCCGGAAGCAGCGCAGACGGAACCGACATCGCGGACGGGGCCGCCGACTGGGTCTGGCGGGGCACCGGCGAGGGTGCGGCCTCCTGCTTGGCAGCCTTGTCCTTGGCTTCCTTGCCCTCCCGGTTCTGGCCGGGCGCGTCCCGCTTTGCGGCGGCGGAATTTCCCCCGGACTGGGAGCTCCCGTCATCGGCCAGGGACGCCGGGACGCCTGTTGTAAGGACCAGTACCGCTCCGACGGCAGCAGCTGCAGTGCCGCGCCGGACTCCCCCATGGATACCGGTCCGGGACGTGGAAAGTTCGGACCTGTGTTGAGCCATAGTCATCGACCCTAGCCACATCAGCGGAGGAAATAAAAGCTGGCGGCCACCCCGCAGGCGGCGCCACGCAGGCAGGTCCAAGGCGTGTTGCTGCCCTGACCAGCGACGATTCTCAGTGCACCAGGTTTCGGATTTGTTCATCCGTGTCGGACACCACGGC
Encoded here:
- a CDS encoding ferrochelatase; translation: MSSSIGASTAVNPVTEAGRMAPKNYDAVLLASFGGPEGQEDVIPFLRNVTRGRGIPDERLEEVSHHYRANGGISPINQQNRELKAALEAELAARGIDLPVLWGNRNWAPYIPQTLQDAYDAGHRRLLMITTSAYSCYSSCRQYREDIGMALTETGLDGRLEVDKVRQYFDHPGFVEPFIEGTAAGLKEVREKLAAAGTPDAPVQILFATHSIPTRDAEAAGRSEGEPREFEEGSAYVAQHLATATAVMQRVEEESGLTAPWSLVYQSRSGAPHVPWLEPDINDAIEELANQGVKGIVIVPLGFVSDHMEVVWDLDTEALETCANLGLAATRVPTPGTHRSFVNGMVDLICERTAANTISDRPAMTALGPWYDVCRPGCCANFRGEKPTIAGADTTVGTGHDPYPGETAAGEPAAAGGAPQQ
- the hemB gene encoding porphobilinogen synthase, encoding MTFPSHRPRRLRTTPAMRRLTAETRLAPAELILPAFIREGLQEPNPITSMPGVVQHTTETLKRAAAEAVELGLGGIMLFGIPENRDAEGSASLDPDGVLNKAIRDVRAEVGDDLVIMSDVCLDEFTDHGHCGVLDADGYVDNDRTVEIYARMAVAQAEAGAHMLGPSGMMDGQVAAIRSALDGAGHTNTSVIAYAAKYASAFYGPFREAVDSQLKGDRRTYQMDAGNRTEALREVELDLSEGADVVMVKPAMSYLDILADVAAMSPVPVAAYQISGEYAMIEAAAANGWIDRRAAITESVLGIRRAGAHMVLTYWAAELAGWLKESK
- the hemL gene encoding glutamate-1-semialdehyde 2,1-aminomutase, whose product is MTSSNPRNEELFDRARQLMPGGVNSPVRAFGSVGGTPRFMVSAKGPYLTDADGKEYVDLVCSWGPALLGHAHPAVLDAVHAAVDRGLSFGASTPDEANLAEIVKERVGAVERLRMVSTGTEATMTAVRLARGFTGRNLIIKFAGCYHGHLDSLLASAGSGVATLALPGSAGVTEATAAETLVLPYNDLTAVKEAFATHGPNIAAVITEAAPANMGVVTPEEGFNLGLSRITREYGALLIVDEVLTGFRTGYSGYWGLTGGAPDATEPWTPDLLTFGKVIGGGMPTAALGGRADVMDYLAPTGPVYQAGTLSGNPVAMAAGVATLTHATRDVYSFIDVRSLELSSALSNALDAAGVDHSIQFAGNLFSVAFGTSARGVHNYADAQAQEAFRYAPFFHSMLESGVYLPPSVFEAWFLSAAHDDAAMNRIFDALPAAAQAAAAAQG
- the hemQ gene encoding hydrogen peroxide-dependent heme synthase → MSHTSAESVTKTEESAEQFFTLWTVFKRSETLIRSADAASDFERLLERLAQSGVTHRGSYDVSAMRADADVMVWLHGPKPEALQQAIRDIRRSSLFAGTEIVWSAMGVHREAEFAKNHTPAYSRGVAPAEWLCVYPFVRSYEWYILPEEERGAMLREHGLLGREFPQVISNTVSSFALGDWEWILGLEAPELVDLVDLMRHLRNTEARNHVREEVPFYTGRRISPAEVAEVLA
- a CDS encoding uroporphyrinogen-III synthase; translated protein: MRDRAPSPEQPLAGARVLVTRSPERSTALVAGLRKAGADPLVLPLIDFERATDQHSLDVACDALAAGAFDWLVASSATTVHVLADKAAERGLTLARLVHPATRIAAVGAATRRLLQAHGLPVALVPADDQSAAGLLSAWPGGNGKVLLPQADIASPRLAEGLTAAGGRVTAVVAYCTVDYPAAAERRLAVPLEDAAAGEAPPSYVLLTPDIAAAELAAGRIDAVIAASPSAARRIAELSPLPRCSFVAIGRSTAEQASALGIPVAATAAEPSPEGLVAAVAAALAARQGTRGEHGPLPP
- the hemC gene encoding hydroxymethylbilane synthase → MTVRIGTRASKLALTQTQQTADQLAAVGGFPVELVHIRTDGDVLTGPLSQMGGTGVFVAALRDALLRNECDVAVHSLKDLPTGPAVGLSLAATPRRVDVRDVLCARDGLKLADLPAGAKVGTGSPRRAAQLRAARPDLQIMDIRGNVDTRLGRVPGLPGNSVNDVVPGKSCDLDAVVLAAAGLERISRLDAVSEFLETDVMLPAAGQGSLAIECRTADAPPRAGSDEGSKDVLAQALAALDDPDTRLAVTAERALLARLEAGCAAPVGAYAYRKGSLLHLEAVVCAVDGTASVRDKRATDGLTDVGATLLGIELAEVLLAAGAADIADLQAS
- a CDS encoding amino acid ABC transporter ATP-binding protein, coding for MTEFASGTLTGKNLHLSFGHNHVLRGIDLHVEKGTTASVIGPSGSGKSTLLRVMNRLIEPDQGDILLDGRSVLKDNPDELRQRIGMVFQQFNLFPHKTVVDNVSLALRKLRKLSKDQARAEALEQLDLVGLKHKADARPANLSGGQQQRVAIARALAMKPEVMFFDEATSALDPELVKGVLALMTDLAKGGMTMVVVTHEMGFSRNVSDTVTFMDAGVVVESGPPEQLFTAPRTDRLKGFLSDVL
- a CDS encoding LLM class flavin-dependent oxidoreductase, which gives rise to MTEAHPADPEGPTAPVGDGRILLGLNTFGDVGENPDGSPQPHAQVLRQLLEQAELADAVGLHAFGVGEHHRKDYAVSAPEVFLAAAAARTSRIRLGSAVTVLSSDDPIRVFQRFSTVDAISNGRAEVMLGRGSFIESFPLFGLDLADYEVLFEEKLELFDKVRAQKPVHWEGRTRPPLAGLSVYPPLEHHLLPTWIGVGGTPESVLRCAQYGYPIIFAIIGGQPRAFGPLADLYREAMSKYGHPMQQVATHSPGHVADTDEQAREELFPHWLKLRNKLGAERGWGPAGRGEFEALCAPEGALYVGSPETVARKIVMLKRNLGVDRFDFKYSNGPLPHSAMMRSIELLGTAVAPRVAELLGN